The sequence GGTGCACTTTGAAGTAGGCGATCCGCAGCGCCATCAGTACGTAGGCCGCAGCATGGGCCTTCGGGAACATGTACTTGATCTTTTTACAGGATGCGATATACCATGCAGGCACTTTGTTCTTTTTCATCTCTTCTTCGAACTCCGGTGTCAGCCCTTTCCCTTTCCGCACCGATTCCATGATCTTGAAAGCGATGGCGGGCTCCAGTCCCTGGTAGATGAGATAGACCATGATATCATCCCGGCAGCCGATCACTTCGGCGAGGACACACGTTTTGTTCTGGATCAGTTCCTGGGCATTGCCGAGCCAGACGTCCGTCCCGTGGGAAAGTCCTGAAATCTGGATCAGTTCGGAGAACGTGGACGGCTTCGTCTCCTCGAGCATCTGACGGACGAAACGGGTGCCGAATTCCGGCACGCCGAGTGTGCCCGTCTTGCAGTTGATCTGCTCCTCTGTCACACCGAGTGATTCCGTTCCGCTGAACAGCGACATGACGCCCGCGTCATCCGGCGGGATCGTTTTCGGGTCGATGCCCGAAAGGTCTTCGAGCATCTTGATCATCGTCGGGTCATCGTGGCCGAGGATGTCGAGTTTCAGCAAGTTGTTGTCGATGGAGTGGAAGTCGAAGTGGGTCGTCTTCCAGCTGGACCCGACATCATCCGCAGGGTACTGGATCGGTGTGAAGTCATAGATCTCCATGTCATCCGGCACGACGATAATTCCGCCTGGGTGCTGGCCGGTGTTCCGTTTGACACCCGTGCAGCCCTGGACGAGGCGGTCGATTTCCGCACCGCGCAAGTTGATGGCGTTGTCGTTCATATAGCCGCGGACATATCCATAGGCGGTCTTCTCTGCCACGGTGCCGATCGTTCCGGCCCGGTAGACATAATCTTCCCCGAACAACTCCTTCGTGTAATTGTGGGCATGCGCCTGATATTCCCCGCTGAAGTTCAAATCGATATCCGGCACTTTGTCGCCGTTGAACCCGAGGAATGTTTCGAACGGAATATCATGTCCATCTTTGCGGTACGGGACATGGCAGGCAGGACACTCCTTGTCCGGCAGGTCGAAACCTGAGCCGACAGAACCGTCCGAGAAGAACTCCGCCTGTTTGCAGGAAGGGCACACGTAGTGCGGCGGCATCGGGTTGACTTCGGTGATCTCCATCATCGTCGCAACAAGCGACGAACCGACAGATCCACGGGAGCCGACAAGATAGCCGTCGTCCAACGATTTCTTTACGAGCTTGTGGGAGATCAGGTAGATGACCGCGAACCCGTTGCCGATGATCGACTTCAATTCTTTCTCGATCCGGGCTTCCAGTATGTCGGGGAGGGTTTCCCCGTAGATGTCATGGGCCATCGTATACGTCAGCGACCGGACTTCCTCATCGGCTCCTTCGATATGCGGCGGATACAGATCATCTTTGATCACTTTGATATCCCCGACACGTTCGACGATGGCCAGCGGGTTATCGATGACGATCTTCTCCGCCGTCTCCGGTCCGAGAAATGCGAATTCCTCGAGCATCTCATCGGTCGTCCTGAAATGGACTTCCGGAAGGCTGTGGCGGTTCATCGGATTGGCGCCGCCCTGTGAGCGGACAAGCACTTCCCGGTAGGCAGCATCAGTGGGATCGATATAATGCACATTCCCCGTTGCGACGACAGGCAGTCCCGTCTTTTTACCGAGCTTGATCATCTTCCGCATGATGTCTTCAAGATTCCACTCATCCCTGACCAGCTCGAGTTCAATCAGATGGCTGTAGACCGGCTTCGGATGCAGTTCAAGATAATCGTAGAAGGACGCCGTTTCTTCGGCTTCCTCCAGCGACTTCTGCATGAGCGCCTCGAAGACCTCCCCTTTGTCACAGCCCGAGCCGACAAGCAGCCCTTTCCGATGCTTGACGAGCAGTGAACGCGGAATCCGCGGCACCCTGTAAAAGTAGTCCAGATGGGATTGGGATACAAGTCTGAACAGGTTTTTCAGTCCTTCATTACTCGTCGCAAGCAAGGTGCAATGGGAAGGGCGGGACCGTTTATAAGCATCCCCTTCACCGACGTTCTTATTGAAATCATCCAGATAGACGATGTTCTTTTCTGCCGCCTCCTGCATGAGACGGACAAACAGATGTGCTGTCGCCTCGGTATCGTAGATGGCCCGGTGGTGCTGGGTGAGCTCGATGCCGAACTTTTTCGCCAATGTATTCAGCCGGTGGTTCCGCAGATCCGGATAGAGCATCCGGGCGAGCTCCAGCGTATCGATGGCAGGATAGTTCTCCGTCTCGATGCCGGACTTCTTGCAGGATTCATAGAAGAAGCCCATATCGAATGAAGCATTGTGCGCGACGAGGACCGAATCACCGATGAAACCGATGAAGTCTTTCATGACTTCTGCCACTTCCGGTGCGTCTTTCACCATATCATCCGTAATGCCCGTCAATTCGGTCGTCGTGGAGGACAGCGGATGATGCGGGTTGGCAAAGCGCTCGAACCGGTCAATGATCTCGCCATTCCTCACACGGACCGCCGCAAGTTCGATCACTGTGTCGTATACAGCGGATAAACCCGTTGTCTCGACATCGAATACAGTGTATGTATCGTCTTCCAGCAGACGGTGCTGCTCGTCGTAAACGATCGGCACGCCATCATCCACGAGATTCGCTTCCAATCCGAACAGGACTTTGATGCCGTGCTTCTTACCGGCATTGTAGGCTTCCGGGAATGCTTGTACATTCGCATGGTCGGTAATGGCGACGGCGGGGTGGCCCCATTTTGCAGCCTGTGCAACGAGTGATCCTGCAGATGAGACACCATCCATCTGGCTCAGTTTGGTATGCGCATGGAGTTCAACCCGCTTGCGGCCCTCAGGAGACTTATCTTTCCTGACAATCGGTGCCACTTCCATAATATCCTGCGCCATCATGATCAGGTCACGGACGAATGTATCATTCTGAATACTGCCGCGTGCCCGCACCCACTTCCCTTTCGTCAGGGCTTTCATCAGCTCCGCGTCTTCGTTGTCACGGGAGAACATTTTCACCAAGATGGAATCCGTATAATCCGTGACTTTCAGAGTCAGCAGGGACCGGCCGCTCCGCAGCTCGCGGACTTCCGCGTCAAAGACGAACCCTTCGATGGCAATCCGCCGTTCTTCGTCCTGGATTTCCTTGATGCTGACCATCTGCTCGTCATGCCGGATCGGCGTACCAAGGGAAATAGGCCCGCTCGGTGCGTCGCCTTCTTTCTTCACGGTATCCCGCTGCTGCATCGCTTCCAGTGCTTTCTGGGCGTATGCTTCCTCCTCCGCTTTCCGTTCTTCGAAAAACGCAGCTTCAGCCTGCTGGTTCTCTTCCGGAAGATCGGACAGTGCAAATTCCGGAAAGATGCCGCTGAATCCGAATGATTCGTAAGCATCAGTGATGAGCCGGCCGTATTTGTTTTTCAGCGTGCGCTGCTGGACATCATTCACACAGCAGACAGTTAGCTTATCCCCGGATAATTCGGGTTTACGGGCTGTCAGCGCTTCCCGGATCGGCGGTGACACCTCACCAAGCTCATCGAGCACTGCGGGCCAGTACGACAGGATCTTCGCTGGATCTGCGGCACGGTTTCTAGCTTTGATTTGCAGCCGGATGGCGGCGATTGCAGAAAACGTCTCGATCACCCGCGTGCGGAACAGCTGGAAGATATCAAAGGGCAGCGGATCGTCCAATGTGATGGAAAACTGCCAGACTCTCGATTTTTTATAAATGTCCACACGCTCCAGTTCAGCATGCTGGAAGTGGACGGCCACTGCGTCTTCAGTCAGGCCGGTCTGCTGCAGAAGCAGCGACAGTTTAGTTGTAGCATCCATATTTTTTCTCCTTTCCCGAAAAAGAAAGGGAGGGCCGTCAGACGGCCATCCCTTGTCCTTACCCCATCCTGAAGAATTCCTGGAGTTTTTCAGTAACTTCCTCTTTCCGCCATTGAAAATGAGTCCCCGCAGTCCGGTATGTGACTTCCACGAACCCGTCCGCGGCCCGGCCGTCCACTGCAATCTTGACAGGAACACCAAGCTGATCGGAAGTCCTCTGCTTACTTTCCGCACTCACATGCCTGTCGTCGTACAGCACCCGGTAGCGGTAGCCTTTCATGACGGAATTCAGCTCATCGGCGAGCTGCAGCTGTGCGTCGTCGTCAGTGTCCTCAATCAGCAGGTGTATATCGTAAGGGGCGAGACGTACCGGCCATTTGAGCCCTGACTCATCACTGAAGTATTCAGCCGTCACTGCGAACAGCCGGGTGACATCGATGTAGTAATAACCGGTGGAGATCTCGAGTGACCCCTTGCCGGCAACGTCGATCGTACTGAACACCGGTTTCGGATCGAGAATCCGGGCGACTGTCACTGCTTTATGAAATGTCAGGGTGCCGTTCCCGTCAGGCGAGGGCTCCCCCTCTTTGACGAGACGCAGGTCCGCATAAGTATCAGCCGTAAAGTCCCGTTCCGGATTGACATTTTGGAGGAATGTATCCGTTTCGTTCGCACCGCACAAGCCGTTCACAACCGTCTCTACACTATAGTCCGCAATCACACGGAAACCGAACGGAAGCTGTACAGGTCCGAGTGTTTCCGACTGCACACCGAGCACTTCCTTTACGCTGCCGTCTGTCAGTCTGCAAATCGAATCGGTACCGAGAACTTTTTTCAGCTTCCATTCGTTCAGTTCACAGTCGTTTCGGATGAGCACCAGGACTGCTCCGTCATCCGTGTCATACAGGTACGACCGGATGATCCGGTCTTGGTCTATATCCAGCGATTCCGCCAGCTGCACGACATCCATGCCGCCGCCGTTTATCTTCTTGGCCGGTTTCTCCCTTACACCCGCTTCCCTTTCCTGCCGGGGAGCCTCAGCGAGTGCTGCTTTGGCTGCATACGTTCCGCTCTCATTCCGAGCGATCCATTCATCGCCGCATTCCGAGAAGGCGGTGAATTCATACTGTTTCACACCAGCCTGCTGTTCGCTCTCCAGAATACTGAATGGGGTGCCGATCCTGTTGAAGACCGCAGAAAACACGGAGTGGAGGAGCGTCCCGTGCTCCTCCGCCTCTTTGATGTCCGTATGGAACGAATAGCCGCTCATCAGGGAGAATTCTTTTGCCGCCAGCAGACCCCTTACCGGATCGAATGAACTGTCCGGACGGATATGCTGCTTGATATGGAACATGGAGATGGGCAGCTGCTCGGACGCGATGACCTCCTTTGCGATCAGCGAAAGGAGCACCATTTCATCCGATTTCCCTGTGGCATGCTCGAACTGTTCGTAAGGCAGGTCCACTTCCAGCACACCTGCCTGTTCCATCTCATCGCGTATCATCTGCTTCATATTAGCCAGCACTTTCCCGGCGAGCGGAAAGTATGCGTACATCCCCTCGGAAGTCTCCTGAATATAGCCGGATTGGGTCAGCAGACGGTCCGCTGAGCAACGGTTCGATGTTTCAGCGGCAGGTATGAAAACGCCTGATTGTTTCATCGTGCATCGCCTCCCTCAATCCCCCAGAGGGGTACTTGTCGTTCAGAAAAAGAATTTCTGTATATCATTCCAAGTGACGACCAGCATGAGCAGCATGAGCAGCATGATGCCGACAAAATGGACCATCCCTTCTTTTTGACGGTCGATCGGCTTACCTCGTATCGCTTCGAACAGGAAGAACAGCAGCCGTCCGCCGTCAAGTGCCGGCAGAGGGAGCAGGTTCATGATCCCGAGGTTGATGCTCAATACAGCCGCCCAGTTCATCAGATTGAAGATGCCGTACTGTGCAACTTCTTCGGTCGCTTTGTAAATACCTACCGGACCGGATAAAGCATCCAGTGTGAACTGGCCAGTTACAAGCATACCGAGCAGTTCAAATATCTTCGCGATCCAGTACCACGTCTGCTGCGCGCCGTAGACGACAGCCTTCAGCGGATTCTTCTCCACCGGGCTTGTGTAGTAGACGCCGATCTGGCCGAATGACTGGCCGGCATCCTCGACTTCCTCCGGGGTCACCGTCAATGTTTTCAAGGCCCCGTTGCGTTCCACTTCGATTGTCATTTCCTTTTCAGGGCTGTTCTGGATTTCTTCGGTGAATCCGTTCCAATCCGTCACAGCCTTGCCGTCCGCTTCTTTGACATAGTCACCCGCCTGAAGGCCGGCCGCCGCCGCAGGGCTGTCTTTCTGGACTTCGGTGATGATCGGTTCGTTCGTCGGCACGCCGTTCAGCAGGCCGAGTGCAAGGAAAACGAAGAACGCCAGGATGAAGTTGAAAACAGGTCCCGCCAATATAGTGAGGAACCGTCCCATGAGCGGCTTCGAATCGAATTGACGATCTTTCGGTGCGATCAGTGTCTTTTCACCTTTTTCGTAGATGACAGCATTTCGCGACACGCTGAAACGGACGAGGTTTTCATCTTCGTCGTATCCTTTGATGAAAAGCTCATCTTTCAAGTCAGCAGCCTCGGTTTCCAGGAAGAGGATCTCGGGGTTGGAGACATTCGAATTCAAATAGATCTTTGTCACTTCATCTTGGTCGTTCAGAATCAGACCCACACGATAACCGGGCAGCAGTTCCACGGTATCGAAGTCTTCGCCTGCCATCCGGACATACCCGCCGAGCGGCAGCAGCCGGATCGTGTAGAGGGTTTCCCCTTTCTGGATTCCAAGAATTTTCGGTCCCATACCGATTGCAAACTCGCGGACCATGATGCCTGCGCGCTTTGCGAACAGGAAGTGTCCGAATTCATGAAAAAATACTAAGGAGCCGAAAATAATTATAAACGAAATAACTGTTCCCATTTATACCCACCTTTTCAACCCGTTCAGGCTGTTATACTAAATACCTTATTTTATCATGGAATGGACGATTTGACGAGTTTGCCTGTCTGTCTCAAGGATGGCTTCAAGGGTTGCGTTCCGGATGGTCTGGTGCTGCTCCATCGCGCGTTCGACGAGTTCATCGATCTGGACGAATGTGATATGGCCGGCAAGGAACTGGCTGACCGCCACTTCGTTTGCTGCGTTCATCGCCGCAGGCATCGTGCCGCCGATTCGTCCGGCTTCATACGCAAGCGCGAGTGCGCGGAACCGGTCATAGTCCATCTTCTTGAAGTTCAGCACTGCAATCTCTTCAAGTTTCAGGCGCTGGGGCGACGCCATCGGGATACGTTCCGGATAGGTCAGCGCATATTGGATCGGCACACGCATGTCCGGTGAGCCCAGCTGTGCCATGACGCTCGTGTCTTCGAATTCGACCATGGAATGGATGATGCTTTCCTTATGCAGCAGACAGTCGATCTGATCGTACGGCATATCGAAGAGGTGATGGGCTTCGATCACTTCCAGTCCTTTGTTGAACATTGTCGCGGAATCGATTGTCAGCTTGCTGCCCATTGACCAGTTCGGATGCGCAAGGGCCTGTTTCACTGTGACATTCTGCAGCTGGCCGCGGGTCAGATCACGGAAACTTCCGCCCGACGCAGTGAGGATCAGACGGGTGATGGATTTCTCCTGCTCCCCGTTGAGCGCCTGGAATATCGCCGAGTGTTCACTGTCCACAGGCAGGATCGGCACATTTCGCCGCTTCGCTTCAGCCATTACGACATCCCCTGCTGCGACGAGCGTTTCCTTGTTTGCAATAGCAATGGCAATCCCTTCTCGGATCGCCGCCAATGTCGGTTTCAGACCGACACTGCCGATGACGGAATTCAGCAGGACATCCGCACCTGAATGGGCGGCTACTTCTTCAAGGCCTTCTGATCCGTACATGAACCGGATGGACGGGAATTCCGTGCGCAGCATCTCGGCGTCCGCCTTCTCTATGACCGAAATAAGCGGCGGATTGTGAGTGGCCGCTATCTCTCTCACTTTTTCGATATTGCGTCCGGCCGACATTGCGGCAAGTTCAAATTGTTCCGGATGTGCGGACAGTACATCCAGTGTCTGCAGACCGATGGATCCGGTTGCTCCGAGGAGGCTGATCTTTTTTTTCATTGTGAATACATCCCTTTCAATTAGCTGACAAAATGCAGCAGATGAAGGAGCGGCAGGACAAACAGAAGGCTGTCGAACCGGTCCAGTATACCGCCGTGACCGGGAAGCAGTTTCCCGGAATCTTTCACATCATACGTCCTTTTCAATGCAGACTCCACCAGATCGCCGAGCTGGCCGATGATCGAAGCGATGATCGTCACTCCGATCAGTACAGCATATGACGGGGAGACCGGTTCAATCATCTGGAATATGATCGCAAAGACGACCGCACAGATGATGCCGCCCAAGAAGCCTTCAACCGTCTTGTTCGGCGAGATTTCCGGCCAGAGCTTCCGTCTCCCTAATTTACGGCCGACAAAATAGGCGCCCGAATCCGTCGTCCAGACAACGACGAGCGCATAGACGATGAAGATAAGACCGGCATCCCGGGTCGCTGTAAGGAAGTAGAAGCCCATCCCGACATAAAAGGCGGACAGGACTGAAAATGCCGCATCGGAGAACGTGAAGCGGTTTTTGACAATAACAGTATAAATTAATAACAGTAAAATTATGATGAAAGCCGCTTCCAGTTTCGTATAGCCGATCGCTCCAAGCCATTCCCGTTCAGCCGTTCGGGGAAGCAGAAGAACCGCCGACAACAGCCATGAGAGCATACCTTCCGGAGAAGCCAGCCTGATGGACTGCATTTTCAGTAGTTCATGAAGGCCGATTGCAGCAATCGCATAGACGAGCAGCGTGAACGGCACTCCTCCCACTATGACAAATGGTATGAAGATTGCTGCAGCTATCACCGCGGTAAGTATCCGTTGTTTCACTTGAGATCCTCCCCTTCAAGACTGCCAAACCGCCTGCTGCGTTTTTGATAATCCTCTAGTATATCCAGCATCGTGTTCTCGTTGAAATCCGGCCAGAGCACTTCGGTGAATGCAAGTTCCGCATACGCCAGCTGCCAGAGCATGAAGTTCGACAGACGCACTTCCCCGCTCGTACGGATCAGCAGGTCAGGGTCTGGCAGATGCCGGGTCATCATTGCATCGCCTACGGTTTCTTCTGTGATATCATCCGGACGCAGTTCTCCGTTCTCCAGCTGACGGGCAATCCCTTTGACGGCTTCCGCGATTTCAAAACGGCTGCCGTAGTTCATCGCGAAATTCAGCACCATCCCGTCATTGGCCGATGTTTCTTCGATCGCTTTCTCGATCGCTTCTTTCGTATGGGCCGGCAGCAGTTCCGCACTGCCGATCATTTCGACTTTCACGTTATTTTCAACCAGCTCCGGAAGATACGTCGTCAGGAATTCACCGGGAAGTTTCATGAGGAAATCGATTTCCCGCTTCGGACGTTTCCAGTTTTCCGTTGAGAATGCATACAGTGTCAATACCTGCACACCGAGCTCATTCGCAAACAGTGTCGTCTTCCGGACAGTTTTCATGCCTTCATGGTGACCTGCTATGCGGGGCAGCTTACGGCTTTTCGCCCATCTGCCATTGCCATCCATGATAATTGCGATATGGGCAGGCATCGGCTTCCCTTTTACAGCTGCAAGACGCTCTTCGGCTGCCGACGGGAACGCCGTTGTTTTCTTGCGCAGCAGTTTATCGAACATAGTTTTTCCTCCACTCGACGGCAATTCAATTCATTCATCCTCTTTATCCTATCAAACTGACGGGAAAGTTGCATGCTAAAAAGGACGTCCTGTGCTTAGGACGTCCGATAAAATAGAAAGTTACTGTTCAGATTTCCATAATCTCTTTTTCTTTGTCTTCCGCGAGACCGTCGATTTTGGAGATGTACGCATCCGTCAGCTTCTGGACTTCTTCGCTGTAGCGGCGAAGTTCGTCTTCTGTGATTTCGCCGTCCTTCTCCAGTTTTTTGAGTTCGTCATTGGCATCCCGGCGGATGTTGCGGACTGCGACTTTCGACTCTTCGCCGTCTTTTTTCACTTCTTTGACGAGCTCTTTCCGGCGTTCTTCCGTCAGTGCCGGCACTGCCAGGCGGATGACAGATCCGTCATTCGAAGGCGTGATGCCGATATCCGACTTCAGGATCGCTTTTTCGATTTCACCCAATGTCGTTTTGTCGTATGGCTGGATGACCAGCAGGCGTGCTTCCGGTACGGAAATACCCGCCATTTGGTTCAAAGGTGTCGGGGCACCATAATACATGACGGAAATACGGTCAAGCAAAGACGCGTTCGCACGTCCGGCACGGATGGAAGCAAGTTCCCTCGTAAGTGACTGGATCGCTTTCTCCATGCGTTCAGTTGTCTGATCCATTACTGATTTTGGCATGTTCAGTTCCTCCCAACGACTGTACCGATCGTTTCGCCGCATACAGCCTTTTTAATGTTTCCTTCTTCCATTATCGAGAATACTACGAGCGGGATATCGTTGTCCATACAGAGAGTGGACGCTGTGGCATCCATCACCTGGAGTCCTTTGCTGATCACTTCGAGATACGTGAGCTGTTCATACTTCACAGCTGTCGAGTCGATCATCGGATCTGCCGAATAGACACCATCGACATTATTCTTGCCCATCAGGATGACATCCGCTTCAATCTCAGCTGCCCGCAATGCTGCTGTTGTATCCGTCGAGAAGTACGGATTTCCCGTACCTGCCGCAAAGATGACAACCCGATTCTTTTCGAGATGGCGGATCGCTTTCCTGCGAATGTACGGCTCAGCCACCTGGCGCATATCAATCGAGGACATCACCCGTGATTCAGCCCCCAGTTTTTCAATAGCATCCTGGAGTGCCAGAGCGTTCATGACAGTTGCAAGCATTCCCATATAGTCGGCAGTCGTCCGGTCCATCCCCATCTCGCTGCCGACTTTCCCGCGCCAGATGTTGCCGCCGCCGACTACGACAGCGACCTCGATACCGAGATCCAGGACTTCCTTCACCTGCACGGCGACGGATTTGATGATTGCAGGAGAAAGGCCGAAGCCCTGCTCTCCGGCGAGCGCTTCTCCGCTCAGTTTTAACACGATCCGTTTGTATGTAGGAGTGCTCATATGTATCCCCCATCGTTTTGGTTTCAGTTTTCTAAAAAAGAGGGAACACAAAATGTGTCCCCTGTCAGTTGTATAAGTGGAATCAGTTGCCTTTGTTCACTTGGCTCATGACTTCGTCCGCAAAGTTGTCTTCACGCTTTTCGATACCTTCGCCGACTTCATAGCGGATGAATTCCTTCAGTGTGCCGCCAGTCGAAGCGATGAATTCGCCGACTTTCTGGTCTGAGTTCTTGACGAATGGCTGATCGAGTACGCAGATCTCTTCGAAATACTTGCGCAGACGGCCTTCCACCATTTTCGCAACGATGTTTTCCGGCTTGCCTTCGTTCAAGGCCTGCTCAGTCAGTACTTTGCGCTCATGCTCGACTTCCTCTTCGGAAATCTGGTCATGTGAGATGTATTTAGGGTTCATGGCTGCGATGTGCATAGCGACATCTTTCGCAGCTTCTTCATCAGTCGATCCTTCCAGAAGCGTCAGTACGGAAATACGGCCGCCCATGTGCAAGTATGCACCGAAAGCATCGTTGTCTGTCTTTGTACGGATTTCGAAACGGCGGAGTGTGATCTTTTCACCGATTTTCGCAACTGCATTGGAAATGTAGTCAGCAACGACCTGTCCGTTTTCCATTTTGGAAGCAGTCGCTTCTTCAACAGTTTCCGGCTTCGTCGCAAGAAGGTGATCAGACAATTCTTTGACAAGTGTCTGGAACGCTTCGTTTTTCGCAACGAAGTCTGTTTCAGCATTGACTTCAAGGATGACCGCTTCGTTTCCGCGGACTTCGATTGACGTTGTACCTTCCGCTGCAATGCGATCGGCTTTCTTCGCTG comes from Sporosarcina trichiuri and encodes:
- a CDS encoding PolC-type DNA polymerase III, which codes for MDATTKLSLLLQQTGLTEDAVAVHFQHAELERVDIYKKSRVWQFSITLDDPLPFDIFQLFRTRVIETFSAIAAIRLQIKARNRAADPAKILSYWPAVLDELGEVSPPIREALTARKPELSGDKLTVCCVNDVQQRTLKNKYGRLITDAYESFGFSGIFPEFALSDLPEENQQAEAAFFEERKAEEEAYAQKALEAMQQRDTVKKEGDAPSGPISLGTPIRHDEQMVSIKEIQDEERRIAIEGFVFDAEVRELRSGRSLLTLKVTDYTDSILVKMFSRDNEDAELMKALTKGKWVRARGSIQNDTFVRDLIMMAQDIMEVAPIVRKDKSPEGRKRVELHAHTKLSQMDGVSSAGSLVAQAAKWGHPAVAITDHANVQAFPEAYNAGKKHGIKVLFGLEANLVDDGVPIVYDEQHRLLEDDTYTVFDVETTGLSAVYDTVIELAAVRVRNGEIIDRFERFANPHHPLSSTTTELTGITDDMVKDAPEVAEVMKDFIGFIGDSVLVAHNASFDMGFFYESCKKSGIETENYPAIDTLELARMLYPDLRNHRLNTLAKKFGIELTQHHRAIYDTEATAHLFVRLMQEAAEKNIVYLDDFNKNVGEGDAYKRSRPSHCTLLATSNEGLKNLFRLVSQSHLDYFYRVPRIPRSLLVKHRKGLLVGSGCDKGEVFEALMQKSLEEAEETASFYDYLELHPKPVYSHLIELELVRDEWNLEDIMRKMIKLGKKTGLPVVATGNVHYIDPTDAAYREVLVRSQGGANPMNRHSLPEVHFRTTDEMLEEFAFLGPETAEKIVIDNPLAIVERVGDIKVIKDDLYPPHIEGADEEVRSLTYTMAHDIYGETLPDILEARIEKELKSIIGNGFAVIYLISHKLVKKSLDDGYLVGSRGSVGSSLVATMMEITEVNPMPPHYVCPSCKQAEFFSDGSVGSGFDLPDKECPACHVPYRKDGHDIPFETFLGFNGDKVPDIDLNFSGEYQAHAHNYTKELFGEDYVYRAGTIGTVAEKTAYGYVRGYMNDNAINLRGAEIDRLVQGCTGVKRNTGQHPGGIIVVPDDMEIYDFTPIQYPADDVGSSWKTTHFDFHSIDNNLLKLDILGHDDPTMIKMLEDLSGIDPKTIPPDDAGVMSLFSGTESLGVTEEQINCKTGTLGVPEFGTRFVRQMLEETKPSTFSELIQISGLSHGTDVWLGNAQELIQNKTCVLAEVIGCRDDIMVYLIYQGLEPAIAFKIMESVRKGKGLTPEFEEEMKKNKVPAWYIASCKKIKYMFPKAHAAAYVLMALRIAYFKVHHPIMYYAAYFTVRASDHDLATMIKGSASIRAQIKEIYDKGLDASPKEKSLVTVLEIALEMCERGFTFAKPDLYKSSATEFIIEGNSLIPPFNAIPSLGTNVAKTIVEVREDGEFLSKEDLQRRGRVSKTIIEYMDSLGCLEGLPEMNQLSLF
- a CDS encoding proline--tRNA ligase translates to MKQSGVFIPAAETSNRCSADRLLTQSGYIQETSEGMYAYFPLAGKVLANMKQMIRDEMEQAGVLEVDLPYEQFEHATGKSDEMVLLSLIAKEVIASEQLPISMFHIKQHIRPDSSFDPVRGLLAAKEFSLMSGYSFHTDIKEAEEHGTLLHSVFSAVFNRIGTPFSILESEQQAGVKQYEFTAFSECGDEWIARNESGTYAAKAALAEAPRQEREAGVREKPAKKINGGGMDVVQLAESLDIDQDRIIRSYLYDTDDGAVLVLIRNDCELNEWKLKKVLGTDSICRLTDGSVKEVLGVQSETLGPVQLPFGFRVIADYSVETVVNGLCGANETDTFLQNVNPERDFTADTYADLRLVKEGEPSPDGNGTLTFHKAVTVARILDPKPVFSTIDVAGKGSLEISTGYYYIDVTRLFAVTAEYFSDESGLKWPVRLAPYDIHLLIEDTDDDAQLQLADELNSVMKGYRYRVLYDDRHVSAESKQRTSDQLGVPVKIAVDGRAADGFVEVTYRTAGTHFQWRKEEVTEKLQEFFRMG
- the rseP gene encoding RIP metalloprotease RseP; this encodes MGTVISFIIIFGSLVFFHEFGHFLFAKRAGIMVREFAIGMGPKILGIQKGETLYTIRLLPLGGYVRMAGEDFDTVELLPGYRVGLILNDQDEVTKIYLNSNVSNPEILFLETEAADLKDELFIKGYDEDENLVRFSVSRNAVIYEKGEKTLIAPKDRQFDSKPLMGRFLTILAGPVFNFILAFFVFLALGLLNGVPTNEPIITEVQKDSPAAAAGLQAGDYVKEADGKAVTDWNGFTEEIQNSPEKEMTIEVERNGALKTLTVTPEEVEDAGQSFGQIGVYYTSPVEKNPLKAVVYGAQQTWYWIAKIFELLGMLVTGQFTLDALSGPVGIYKATEEVAQYGIFNLMNWAAVLSINLGIMNLLPLPALDGGRLLFFLFEAIRGKPIDRQKEGMVHFVGIMLLMLLMLVVTWNDIQKFFF
- a CDS encoding 1-deoxy-D-xylulose-5-phosphate reductoisomerase, with product MKKKISLLGATGSIGLQTLDVLSAHPEQFELAAMSAGRNIEKVREIAATHNPPLISVIEKADAEMLRTEFPSIRFMYGSEGLEEVAAHSGADVLLNSVIGSVGLKPTLAAIREGIAIAIANKETLVAAGDVVMAEAKRRNVPILPVDSEHSAIFQALNGEQEKSITRLILTASGGSFRDLTRGQLQNVTVKQALAHPNWSMGSKLTIDSATMFNKGLEVIEAHHLFDMPYDQIDCLLHKESIIHSMVEFEDTSVMAQLGSPDMRVPIQYALTYPERIPMASPQRLKLEEIAVLNFKKMDYDRFRALALAYEAGRIGGTMPAAMNAANEVAVSQFLAGHITFVQIDELVERAMEQHQTIRNATLEAILETDRQTRQIVHSMIK
- a CDS encoding phosphatidate cytidylyltransferase — encoded protein: MKQRILTAVIAAAIFIPFVIVGGVPFTLLVYAIAAIGLHELLKMQSIRLASPEGMLSWLLSAVLLLPRTAEREWLGAIGYTKLEAAFIIILLLLIYTVIVKNRFTFSDAAFSVLSAFYVGMGFYFLTATRDAGLIFIVYALVVVWTTDSGAYFVGRKLGRRKLWPEISPNKTVEGFLGGIICAVVFAIIFQMIEPVSPSYAVLIGVTIIASIIGQLGDLVESALKRTYDVKDSGKLLPGHGGILDRFDSLLFVLPLLHLLHFVS
- a CDS encoding isoprenyl transferase, whose translation is MFDKLLRKKTTAFPSAAEERLAAVKGKPMPAHIAIIMDGNGRWAKSRKLPRIAGHHEGMKTVRKTTLFANELGVQVLTLYAFSTENWKRPKREIDFLMKLPGEFLTTYLPELVENNVKVEMIGSAELLPAHTKEAIEKAIEETSANDGMVLNFAMNYGSRFEIAEAVKGIARQLENGELRPDDITEETVGDAMMTRHLPDPDLLIRTSGEVRLSNFMLWQLAYAELAFTEVLWPDFNENTMLDILEDYQKRSRRFGSLEGEDLK
- the frr gene encoding ribosome recycling factor; translation: MPKSVMDQTTERMEKAIQSLTRELASIRAGRANASLLDRISVMYYGAPTPLNQMAGISVPEARLLVIQPYDKTTLGEIEKAILKSDIGITPSNDGSVIRLAVPALTEERRKELVKEVKKDGEESKVAVRNIRRDANDELKKLEKDGEITEDELRRYSEEVQKLTDAYISKIDGLAEDKEKEIMEI
- the pyrH gene encoding UMP kinase; this translates as MSTPTYKRIVLKLSGEALAGEQGFGLSPAIIKSVAVQVKEVLDLGIEVAVVVGGGNIWRGKVGSEMGMDRTTADYMGMLATVMNALALQDAIEKLGAESRVMSSIDMRQVAEPYIRRKAIRHLEKNRVVIFAAGTGNPYFSTDTTAALRAAEIEADVILMGKNNVDGVYSADPMIDSTAVKYEQLTYLEVISKGLQVMDATASTLCMDNDIPLVVFSIMEEGNIKKAVCGETIGTVVGRN